The Blautia hydrogenotrophica DSM 10507 genome window below encodes:
- a CDS encoding ATP-dependent RecD-like DNA helicase, whose product MQEKIKGYIDHIIFRNEDNGYTVFVLIQGKEELTCVGTFQSISPGELIEASGKYIQHHTYGDQFQIDAYEVKVPEDTQAMERYLGSGAIKGIGPALAARIVKKFGEETVRIVEEEPERLSEVKGISEKKAQEIAAQITEKADMRQAMMFLQKYGITLNLGAKIYHKYGQSLYGVLQENPYRLAEDIEGVGFKIADEIAAKIGIHTDSDYRIRSGLLYTLLQAVGEGHIYLPREILLSRAEDILGVEAEYMEKHLMDLAIERKIVVKTQGEEQRIYGSQYYYLELNTARMLAELNVQCPENPVTVEKNISRIEDGVGIELDEMQREAVRQAAGCGLFILTGGPGTGKTTTINMIIRYFEAEGMSIALAAPTGRAAKRMTETTGCEAQTIHRLLELNGMGQEEGKGIHFERNEENPLEVDVIIIDEMSMVDIHLIHALLSAVTVGTRLILVGDVDQLPSVGPGNVLRDIIRSKAFPVVELNKIFRQATQSDIVVNAHKINAGQPVALDNRSRDFFFLKRDNADIIVRVILALIQEKLPPYVQSEPFDIQVLTPMRKGLLGVERLNQILQYYLNPPSHEKKEKEVGGGLLRQGDKVMQVKNNYQLEWEVRGKYGIPVDKGVGVFNGDVGRICEINEFAEMLTVEFEEGKFADYSFKQLDELELAYAVTIHKSQGSEYSAVIIPLLNGPKMLMNRNLLYTAVTRARKCVTLVGSPQTFQEMIRNERQQKRYSSLDLRIEELGELKI is encoded by the coding sequence ATGCAGGAGAAAATCAAAGGATACATAGATCACATTATATTTCGGAATGAGGACAATGGGTACACAGTTTTCGTGTTGATTCAAGGAAAAGAAGAGCTCACCTGCGTGGGAACATTTCAGAGTATCTCTCCGGGAGAACTGATTGAAGCCAGTGGAAAATATATTCAGCATCACACCTATGGAGATCAATTTCAGATCGATGCCTATGAGGTGAAAGTTCCGGAGGATACCCAGGCAATGGAGAGATATCTCGGGTCCGGGGCTATCAAAGGGATTGGGCCCGCTTTGGCCGCAAGGATTGTGAAAAAGTTCGGGGAAGAGACGGTCCGCATTGTGGAAGAGGAGCCGGAGAGGCTTTCTGAGGTGAAGGGAATCAGTGAGAAGAAAGCTCAGGAGATTGCTGCCCAGATTACAGAAAAAGCGGATATGAGGCAGGCTATGATGTTCCTGCAAAAATACGGTATCACCCTTAATTTGGGAGCAAAAATCTACCATAAATACGGGCAGTCCCTCTATGGAGTACTTCAGGAAAATCCTTACCGTTTGGCAGAGGACATTGAGGGAGTGGGGTTTAAAATTGCCGATGAAATCGCTGCTAAGATTGGAATCCACACAGATTCTGACTATCGAATTCGCAGCGGACTGCTCTATACTCTGCTTCAGGCTGTGGGAGAGGGACATATCTATCTTCCAAGAGAAATACTTTTGTCCAGAGCTGAGGATATCTTAGGGGTGGAAGCAGAGTATATGGAGAAACACCTGATGGATTTGGCGATTGAGAGAAAGATCGTGGTGAAGACGCAGGGAGAAGAGCAGAGAATTTATGGAAGCCAGTATTATTATTTGGAGCTGAATACGGCAAGAATGCTGGCAGAACTAAATGTGCAGTGCCCGGAAAATCCAGTCACGGTGGAGAAAAACATCAGTAGAATTGAGGACGGTGTAGGAATTGAATTGGATGAGATGCAAAGAGAGGCAGTGCGGCAGGCAGCCGGATGTGGTCTGTTTATCTTGACAGGAGGTCCGGGCACTGGAAAGACAACCACGATTAATATGATTATTCGGTATTTCGAGGCGGAGGGTATGAGTATTGCTTTGGCGGCTCCCACAGGCAGAGCAGCCAAGAGGATGACTGAGACTACTGGGTGTGAGGCACAGACAATACATCGACTGTTGGAACTAAACGGCATGGGACAGGAGGAAGGCAAGGGAATTCACTTTGAGAGAAATGAAGAGAATCCTCTAGAGGTGGATGTGATTATCATTGATGAGATGTCGATGGTGGATATCCACTTGATACACGCTTTGCTGAGTGCAGTGACAGTGGGGACGAGGCTGATCTTGGTAGGAGATGTAGATCAGCTGCCCAGTGTAGGGCCGGGAAATGTGCTCAGAGATATCATCCGCTCGAAAGCATTCCCAGTGGTGGAGCTGAATAAGATTTTTCGTCAGGCGACGCAAAGCGATATTGTAGTGAATGCGCATAAGATCAATGCGGGGCAGCCGGTCGCCCTGGACAACAGAAGCCGCGATTTTTTCTTTTTAAAGAGAGATAATGCAGACATTATAGTGAGAGTGATTTTAGCGCTGATTCAGGAAAAGCTACCGCCTTATGTCCAGTCGGAGCCTTTCGATATTCAAGTCTTAACACCCATGAGAAAAGGACTTCTGGGGGTAGAGCGGCTGAATCAGATTCTACAGTATTATCTGAACCCACCGTCTCATGAGAAAAAAGAAAAAGAGGTGGGAGGCGGACTTCTGCGTCAGGGTGATAAGGTGATGCAGGTGAAGAACAACTATCAGCTAGAGTGGGAGGTTCGAGGAAAATATGGAATACCGGTGGACAAAGGAGTCGGAGTTTTTAATGGAGATGTGGGAAGAATCTGTGAAATCAATGAGTTTGCCGAGATGCTGACTGTTGAATTTGAGGAGGGAAAGTTCGCGGACTATTCTTTTAAGCAGCTTGATGAACTGGAATTGGCTTATGCGGTTACGATTCATAAATCCCAGGGCAGTGAATATTCGGCGGTGATTATTCCGCTGTTAAATGGCCCTAAGATGCTGATGAACCGGAATCTTCTCTATACAGCGGTGACCAGAGCTCGAAAATGCGTTACTTTGGTGGGAAGTCCGCAGACCTTTCAGGAGATGATTCGAAATGAGAGACAACAGAAGAGATACAGCTCCTTGGATTTGCGGATTGAGGAATTGGGAGAACTGAAAATATAA